From Apis cerana isolate GH-2021 linkage group LG10, AcerK_1.0, whole genome shotgun sequence, one genomic window encodes:
- the LOC107999518 gene encoding mitotic spindle assembly checkpoint protein MAD2A isoform X2, translating to MTETQQKTKCITLKGSAELVKEYLLYGVNSILYQRGIYPPETFEHAEHFGLFVLMSTDEKIKGFLNTVLGQIQEWLIQRKVQKITLVITNVNTKEVLEKWDFKVDYEGQTSNSTSNDNTNNSFPEVGTKDVKTIQKEIREVIRQITEWDETQPVFIANSQEVQLRSFSTSLHKMDTIVSYKNV from the exons atgacagAAACTCagcaaaaaacaaaatgtattACGTTGAAAGGTTCAGCAGAGTTGGTTAAAGAATATCTTC TTTATGGAGTAAAcagtattttatatcaaagagGTATTTATCCACCAGAAACGTTTGAACATGCTGAACATTTTGGTTTATTCGTTTTAATGTCGACGGATGAAAAGATCAAAGGATTTTTAAATACTGTTCTTGGTCAGATTCAAGAATGGCTTATTCAACGAAAAGTACAAAAGATAACACTTGTTATAACAAATGTAAATACCAAAGAAGTTTTAGAGAAATGGGATTTCAAAGTGGATTACGAAGGTCAGACTTCTAATAGCACTTCTAATGACAATACGAACAATAGCTTTCCGGAAGTGGGTACAAAGGATGTAAAAACTATACAAAAGGAGATTCGTGAAGTCATACGTCAAATCACAG AATGGGACGAAACACAACCAGTATTTATTGCGAACAGTCAAGAAGTACAGTTAAGATCATTTTCAACTTCTCTCCATAAGATGGATACCATAGTTAGCTATAAGAATGTTtag
- the LOC107999518 gene encoding mitotic spindle assembly checkpoint protein MAD2A isoform X1, translating to MTETQQKTKCITLKGSAELVKEYLLYGVNSILYQRGIYPPETFEHAEHFGLFVLMSTDEKIKGFLNTVLGQIQEWLIQRKVQKITLVITNVNTKEVLEKWDFKVDYEGQTSNSTSNDNTNNSFPEVGTKDVKTIQKEIREVIRQITGTVSFLPLLDCLCSFDILTYTVPDCGIPKEWDETQPVFIANSQEVQLRSFSTSLHKMDTIVSYKNV from the exons atgacagAAACTCagcaaaaaacaaaatgtattACGTTGAAAGGTTCAGCAGAGTTGGTTAAAGAATATCTTC TTTATGGAGTAAAcagtattttatatcaaagagGTATTTATCCACCAGAAACGTTTGAACATGCTGAACATTTTGGTTTATTCGTTTTAATGTCGACGGATGAAAAGATCAAAGGATTTTTAAATACTGTTCTTGGTCAGATTCAAGAATGGCTTATTCAACGAAAAGTACAAAAGATAACACTTGTTATAACAAATGTAAATACCAAAGAAGTTTTAGAGAAATGGGATTTCAAAGTGGATTACGAAGGTCAGACTTCTAATAGCACTTCTAATGACAATACGAACAATAGCTTTCCGGAAGTGGGTACAAAGGATGTAAAAACTATACAAAAGGAGATTCGTGAAGTCATACGTCAAATCACAG gTACTGTAAGTTTTCTTCCATTATTAGATTGTTTATGctcatttgatattttgactTATACCGTACCTGACTGTGGTATTCCTAAAGAATGGGACGAAACACAACCAGTATTTATTGCGAACAGTCAAGAAGTACAGTTAAGATCATTTTCAACTTCTCTCCATAAGATGGATACCATAGTTAGCTATAAGAATGTTtag